The following are from one region of the Nicotiana tomentosiformis chromosome 7, ASM39032v3, whole genome shotgun sequence genome:
- the LOC104088450 gene encoding cell division protein FtsZ homolog 1, chloroplastic-like, with protein MATMLGLSNPAEIAASSPSSTSFAFYHSSFIPKQCCFTKARRKSLCKPQRFSISSSFTPFDSAKIKVIGVGGGGNNAVNRMIGSGLQGVDFYAINTDAQALLQSAAENPLQIGELLTRGLGTGGNPLLGEQAAEESKEAIANSLKGSDMVFITAGMGGGTGSGAAPVVAQIAKEAGYLTVGVVTYPFSFEGRKRSVQALEAIEKLQKNVDTLIVIPNDRLLDIADEQTPLQDAFLLADDVLRQGVQGISDIITIPGLVNVDFADVKAVMKDSGTAMLGVGVSSSKNRAEEAAEQATLAPLIGSSIQSATGVVYNITGGKDITLQEVNRVSQVVTSLADPSANIIFGAVVDERYNGEIHVTIIATGFTQSFQKTLLSDPRGAKLADKGPVIQESMASPVTLRSSTSPSTTSRTPTRRLFF; from the exons ATGGCCACCATGTTAGGACTCTCAAACCCAGCAGAGATAGcagcttcttctccttcttctacTTCCTTTGCTTTTTACCACTCTTCCTTTATTCCTAAACAATGCTGCTTCACCAAAGCTCGCCGAAAAAGCTTATGTAAACCTCAACGCTTCAGCATTTCAAGTTCATTTACTCCTTTTGATTCTGCTAAGATTAAGGTTATCGGCGTCGGTGGCGGTGGTAACAATGCCGTTAACCGTATGATTGGCAGTGGCTTACAG GGTGTTGACTTCTATGCTATAAACACGGATGCTCAAGCACTGCTACAGTCTGCTGCTGAAAACCCGCTTCAAATTGGAGAACTTCTGACTCGTGGGCTTG GTACTGGTGGTAATCCTCTTTTAGGGGAACAGGCAGCGGAGGAGTCGAAGGAAGCCATTGCAAATTCTCTAAAAGGTTCAGATATGGTGTTCATAACAGCAGGAATGGGTGGAGGTACAGGATCTGGTGCTGCTCCTGTTGTGGCTCAAATAGCAAAAGAAGCAGGCTATTTGACTGTTGGTGTTGTCACATACCCATTCAGCTTTGAAGGACGTAAAAGATCCGTGCAG GCTCTGGAAGCAATTGAAAAACTTCAGAAAAATGTAGATACCCTTATAGTAATTCCCAATGACCGTCTGCTAGATATTGCTGATGAGCAGACACCACTTCAAGATGCTTTTCTTCTTGCTGATGATGTATTACGCCAAGGTGTCCAAGGAATTTCCGATATAATTACT ATACCTGGGCTTGTAAATGTGGATTTTGCCGATGTAAAGGCAGTGATGAAAGATTCTGGAACTGCTATGCTTGGAGTTGGGGTTTCATCAAGCAAGAACCGTGCTGAAGAAGCAGCCGAACAAGCAACTCTTGCCCCTTTAATTGGATCGTCTATTCAATCTGCAACTGGGGTAGTATACAACATTACAGGAGGAAAAGACATAACTTTGCAGGAAGTGAATAGGGTGTCTCAG GTTGTTACCAGTCTGGCTGATCCCTCCGCTAACATCATATTTGGTGCTGTTGTGGATGAGCGCTACAATGGCGAAATACACGTGACCATAATTGCAACTGGTTTTACCCAGTCTTTTCAGAAGACTCTTCTCTCTGACCCACGAGGTGCAAAGCTTGCTGATAAAGGCCCAGTAATCCAAGAAAGCATGGCATCACCTGTTACCCTGAGGTCATCAACCTCACCTTCGACAACATCACGAACACCTACTCGGAGGCTGTTCTTTTAG
- the LOC104088461 gene encoding probable long-chain-alcohol O-fatty-acyltransferase 5 yields MSSTHVCLSVIISLYYCYFLSAKIPKGIPRLISLLPIFYLFTILPLYFSSAFLIALTTFFITWLANFKLLLFAFNQGPLSLSTKNATKKLSLPIFISMAALPLRSKQHNLKSNEPNPTKKIPLNLAAEFVLLAIFLELTFHHKSQIHPNLVLICYCFMVFLMIDILVALSSSIAKILVGLELEPPSNEPYLSTSLQDFWGKRWNLTVTNTLRLTVYNPVRSALSEVIGKNWALRVAVLATFVVSGLMHELIFYYVNGVSPSWEMTLFFVLHGLCVMVEIGVKRAVKDTWRLPWFVSGPLTVGFVVATAFGLFFPPIIRNGADERVLEEVGTCYDFIKTKMLQLPNFVGHFR; encoded by the coding sequence ATGTCATCAACTCATGTTTGTCTCTCGGTAATTATCTCTCTTTATTACTGCTATTTCCTATCTGCCAAAATTCCAAAAGGTATTCCAAGGCTCATTTCTCTTCTACCCATTTTTTACCTCTTCACCATTCTTCCACTTTACTTTTCATCTGCATTTCTTATAGCACTCACCACTTTCTTCATAACTTGGCTTGCCAATTTCAAGCTCCTCCTCTTTGCCTTTAATCAAGGCCCTCTTTCTCTCTCCAcaaaaaatgcaacaaaaaaATTATCTCTTCCCATTTTCATTTCTATGGCTGCCCTTCCCCTCAGATCCAAACAACATAATCTTAAATCCAATGAGCCAAACCCCACCAAGAAAATCCCTTTAAATTTAGCTGCAGAATTTGTCCTCCTTGCAATATTCTTGGAGTTGACTTTTCACCACAAAAGTCAAATCCATCCAAATTTAGTCTTGATTTGCTATTGTTTTATGGTGTTTCTTATGATCGATATTCTTGTTGCATTATCTAGCTCTATTGCTAAAATCTTGGTTGGGCTAGAGCTAGAGCCACCTTCAAATGAACCTTATTTGTCAACTTCCCTTCAAGATTTTTGGGGGAAGAGATGGAACCTCACGGTAACAAATACGCTGCGTCTCACCGTATACAACCCCGTGAGGTCAGCATTGTCGGAGGTGATCGGTAAAAACTGGGCCCTACGGGTTGCCGTGCTTGCAACGTTTGTCGTTTCCGGTTTGATGCATGAACTGATATTTTATTACGTTAACGGTGTGAGCCCCTCGTGGGAAATGACGTTGTTCTTTGTGCTTCACGGGCTGTGTGTAATGGTGGAAATTGGTGTGAAGAGAGCTGTGAAGGACACGTGGCGGTTGCCGTGGTTCGTTTCCGGGCCGTTAACGGTTGGGTTTGTGGTGGCCACTGCTTTTGGGCTTTTCTTCCCACCGATAATTAGGAATGGTGCAGATGAAAGGGTACTTGAAGAAGTTGGGACTTGCTATGATTTCATCAAAACGAAAATGCTTCAATTGCCGAATTTTGTGGGTCATTTTAGATAA
- the LOC104088438 gene encoding transcription initiation factor TFIID subunit 6-like isoform X1: MSIVPKETIEVIAQSIGISNLSPDVLPALAADAEYRIREIMQEAIKCMRHSKRTTLSTDDVDSALTLRNVEPIYGFASGDPLRFRRAAGHKDLFYIEEKDVEFKDVIEAPLPKAPLDTALFAHWLAIEGVQPAIPENPPLEALAPPADNRKAEYKEDGVPVDLKIPVKHVLSRELQLYYDKITELTVNKSNSPLFKEALASLATDPGLHPLVPYFTYFVADEVARNLNNFDLLFALMRLVWSLLQNSHLHIEPYLHQSMPSVMTCLVAKRLGNKFSDNHWQLREFTAKLVALICRRYGHVYHSLQPRITKTLLHAYLDPTKALPQHYGAIQGLAALGSGVVRLLVLPNLEAYLRLLEPEMQLEKQKNEMKRHEAWRVYGALMSTAGLCMYEHFKMLPASVSPSNRIFLKNKCKVATTLSNKRKASMDNMISQPPPKKLMTDGPACAMLSSSLPVGIQGAIGGNATTLGVTDASLSSGPQGLQNENANNLMRASRREIAGGKIQKAPAALGQASKKDMDAANLLPPLFEYFGDSMLFFAPSPELSFFL, encoded by the exons ATGAGCATAGTGCCGAAAGAGACAATAGAAGTGATAGCACAGAGCATAGGAATAAGCAATTTATCACCGGATGTCTTGCCTGCTCTCGCCGCCGATGCCGAGTACCGTATTCGTGAAATTATGCAG GAGGCTATTAAATGTATGCGCCATTCGAAAAGGACTACTTTATCTACTGATGATGTTGATTCTGCACTCACTTTGAGAAATGTGGAG CCAATATATGGTTTTGCTTCAGGAGATCCCTTGCGGTTCAGGAGAGCTGCTGGGCATAAGGATTTGTTCTATATCGAAGAGAAGGATGTAGAATTCAAAGAT GTGATCGAAGCACCTCTGCCGAAAGCACCATTAGATACTGCTCTTTTTGCTCACTGGTTAGCTATAGAAGGGGTTCAGCCTGCTATTCCTGAAAACCCTCCACTTGAAG CACTTGCTCCGCCCGCTGATAACCGAAAGGCTGAGTATAAGGAGGATGGAGTTCCTGTTGATCTTAAAATACCTGTTAAGCATGTCTTATCCCGTGAGCTTCAG CTTTATTATGACAAGATTACAGAACTTACTGTGAATAAATCTAACTCCCCTCTCTTTAAGGAAGCTCTAGCAAGCTTAGCAACAGACCCTGGGCTCCATCCTTTAGTTCCTTACTTCACTTATTTTGTTGCTGATGAG GTTGCACGGAATTTGAATAATTTTGATCTCCTTTTTGCTTTGATGAGGCTGGTCTGGAGCCTTCTTCAGAATTCTCATTTACATATTGAACCTTAT CTGCACCAGTCGATGCCATCTGTAATGACATGCCTTGTTGCAAAAAGGTTGGGGAATAAATTCTCTGATAACCATTGGCAACTTAGGGAGTTCACAGCAAAGTTGGTTGCTTTAATATGCAGGCG CTACGGTCATGTGTATCACAGTCTCCAGCCACGTATTACGAAGACTCTGCTGCATGCTTATCTTGATCCAACTAAGGCACTGCCTCAGCATTATGGAGCAATTCAAGGACTAGCAGCTCTTGGATCGGGCGTG GTTCGCCTACTTGTGCTGCCGAATCTTGAGGCTTATTTGCGATTGCTGGAGCCTGAAATGCAGCTTGAGAAACAAAAAAATGAAATGAAGAGACATGAAGCTTGGCGTGTATATGGAGCCTTGATG TCCACTGCAGGTCTTTGCATGTATGAGCATTTCAAGATGCTTCCTGCATCTGTATCTCCATCGAATCGGATATTCCTGAAGAATAAATGTAAAGTTGCAACAACATTGTCAA ATAAACGCAAAGCAAGCATGGACAACATGATCTCGCAGCCCCCACCCAAGAAATTAATGACAGATGGTCCCGCATGTGCAATGTTATCAAGTTCTTTGCCAGTAGGCATACAAGGAGCTATTGGTGGAAATGCCACAACCCTAGGTGTTACAGATGCGAGTTTATCATCAGGGCCACAGGGCTTGCAAAATGAGAATGCGAACAATTTGATGAGAGCCAGCAGAAGGGAGATTGCTGGTGGGAAAATCCAAAAAGCACCAGCTGCTCTTGGTCAGGCCTCAAAGAAGGATATGGATGCAGCAAATTTGTTGCCACCTTTATTTGAATATTTTGGTGACAGTATGTTATTCTTTGCACCTTCACCTGAGTTGTCATTCTTTTTGTGA
- the LOC104088438 gene encoding transcription initiation factor TFIID subunit 6-like isoform X2 — MSIVPKETIEVIAQSIGISNLSPDVLPALAADAEYRIREIMQEAIKCMRHSKRTTLSTDDVDSALTLRNVEPIYGFASGDPLRFRRAAGHKDLFYIEEKDVEFKDVIEAPLPKAPLDTALFAHWLAIEGVQPAIPENPPLEALAPPADNRKAEYKEDGVPVDLKIPVKHVLSRELQLYYDKITELTVNKSNSPLFKEALASLATDPGLHPLVPYFTYFVADEVARNLNNFDLLFALMRLLHQSMPSVMTCLVAKRLGNKFSDNHWQLREFTAKLVALICRRYGHVYHSLQPRITKTLLHAYLDPTKALPQHYGAIQGLAALGSGVVRLLVLPNLEAYLRLLEPEMQLEKQKNEMKRHEAWRVYGALMSTAGLCMYEHFKMLPASVSPSNRIFLKNKCKVATTLSNKRKASMDNMISQPPPKKLMTDGPACAMLSSSLPVGIQGAIGGNATTLGVTDASLSSGPQGLQNENANNLMRASRREIAGGKIQKAPAALGQASKKDMDAANLLPPLFEYFGDSMLFFAPSPELSFFL; from the exons ATGAGCATAGTGCCGAAAGAGACAATAGAAGTGATAGCACAGAGCATAGGAATAAGCAATTTATCACCGGATGTCTTGCCTGCTCTCGCCGCCGATGCCGAGTACCGTATTCGTGAAATTATGCAG GAGGCTATTAAATGTATGCGCCATTCGAAAAGGACTACTTTATCTACTGATGATGTTGATTCTGCACTCACTTTGAGAAATGTGGAG CCAATATATGGTTTTGCTTCAGGAGATCCCTTGCGGTTCAGGAGAGCTGCTGGGCATAAGGATTTGTTCTATATCGAAGAGAAGGATGTAGAATTCAAAGAT GTGATCGAAGCACCTCTGCCGAAAGCACCATTAGATACTGCTCTTTTTGCTCACTGGTTAGCTATAGAAGGGGTTCAGCCTGCTATTCCTGAAAACCCTCCACTTGAAG CACTTGCTCCGCCCGCTGATAACCGAAAGGCTGAGTATAAGGAGGATGGAGTTCCTGTTGATCTTAAAATACCTGTTAAGCATGTCTTATCCCGTGAGCTTCAG CTTTATTATGACAAGATTACAGAACTTACTGTGAATAAATCTAACTCCCCTCTCTTTAAGGAAGCTCTAGCAAGCTTAGCAACAGACCCTGGGCTCCATCCTTTAGTTCCTTACTTCACTTATTTTGTTGCTGATGAG GTTGCACGGAATTTGAATAATTTTGATCTCCTTTTTGCTTTGATGAGGCTG CTGCACCAGTCGATGCCATCTGTAATGACATGCCTTGTTGCAAAAAGGTTGGGGAATAAATTCTCTGATAACCATTGGCAACTTAGGGAGTTCACAGCAAAGTTGGTTGCTTTAATATGCAGGCG CTACGGTCATGTGTATCACAGTCTCCAGCCACGTATTACGAAGACTCTGCTGCATGCTTATCTTGATCCAACTAAGGCACTGCCTCAGCATTATGGAGCAATTCAAGGACTAGCAGCTCTTGGATCGGGCGTG GTTCGCCTACTTGTGCTGCCGAATCTTGAGGCTTATTTGCGATTGCTGGAGCCTGAAATGCAGCTTGAGAAACAAAAAAATGAAATGAAGAGACATGAAGCTTGGCGTGTATATGGAGCCTTGATG TCCACTGCAGGTCTTTGCATGTATGAGCATTTCAAGATGCTTCCTGCATCTGTATCTCCATCGAATCGGATATTCCTGAAGAATAAATGTAAAGTTGCAACAACATTGTCAA ATAAACGCAAAGCAAGCATGGACAACATGATCTCGCAGCCCCCACCCAAGAAATTAATGACAGATGGTCCCGCATGTGCAATGTTATCAAGTTCTTTGCCAGTAGGCATACAAGGAGCTATTGGTGGAAATGCCACAACCCTAGGTGTTACAGATGCGAGTTTATCATCAGGGCCACAGGGCTTGCAAAATGAGAATGCGAACAATTTGATGAGAGCCAGCAGAAGGGAGATTGCTGGTGGGAAAATCCAAAAAGCACCAGCTGCTCTTGGTCAGGCCTCAAAGAAGGATATGGATGCAGCAAATTTGTTGCCACCTTTATTTGAATATTTTGGTGACAGTATGTTATTCTTTGCACCTTCACCTGAGTTGTCATTCTTTTTGTGA